In Streptomyces hawaiiensis, one genomic interval encodes:
- a CDS encoding TetR/AcrR family transcriptional regulator: MKPVPHATSLRRAPVQRRSAERLTRILDACADLLDEVGYDALSTRAVAQRASVPIGSVYRFFGNKRQMVDALAQRNLERYSERVTQRLRQAGADGGWRTAMDAVLDEYLEMKRTAPGFSLVDFGNQIPVGARDGEPNHRVADRLTELLSGYLDREPDEDLRRVFLIAVETADTLVHLAFRVAPEGDERIIGEAREMLRGYLARALD, translated from the coding sequence ATGAAGCCCGTGCCCCACGCGACATCGCTCCGTCGTGCGCCCGTGCAGCGGCGCAGCGCCGAACGCCTGACCAGGATCCTCGACGCCTGCGCCGACCTCCTCGACGAGGTCGGCTACGACGCCCTGAGCACGCGTGCCGTCGCCCAGCGGGCCTCGGTCCCGATCGGCTCGGTCTACCGCTTCTTCGGCAACAAGCGCCAGATGGTCGACGCGCTGGCACAGCGCAACCTCGAGCGGTACTCCGAGCGCGTCACCCAGCGCCTGCGGCAGGCCGGTGCGGACGGCGGCTGGCGCACGGCCATGGACGCCGTGCTCGACGAGTACCTGGAGATGAAGCGCACCGCGCCCGGCTTCTCCCTCGTCGACTTCGGCAACCAGATCCCGGTCGGCGCCCGCGACGGCGAACCCAACCACCGCGTCGCCGACCGCCTCACCGAACTGCTCTCCGGCTACCTCGACCGCGAGCCCGACGAGGATCTGCGCCGCGTCTTCCTCATCGCCGTCGAGACGGCCGACACCCTCGTGCACCTGGCGTTCCGGGTCGCGCCGGAGGGGGACGAGCGGATCATCGGCGAGGCCCGGGAGATGCTCCGCGGCTATCTGGCCCGGGCCCTCGACTGA
- a CDS encoding ATP-binding cassette domain-containing protein produces MTSTYAVLSEGLEKRFGQVHALRGLDLAVAEGTVCGVLGPNGAGKTTAVQLLTTLLRPDAGSARVAGHDLVREATAVRGRIGVTGQDTSIDGDLTGRQNLQLFGRLHRVREPAGRTAELLDRFGLTEAADRPASTYSGGMRRRLDLAASLIRRPDVLFLDEPTTGLDPVSRTLIWDVVRGLTAEGTTVLLTTQYLEEADQLADDIALVDGGRVAHTGSPAQLKSLVGAHAEVVVPDAGVLTKAAAVLDRLTGAQPSFDHERNAVGAVSKDPTLTIPLLVRALDTAGVPLLDVSLRPPTLDDVFLRLTETTTATTDEKERAA; encoded by the coding sequence ATGACTTCTACGTACGCTGTACTTAGTGAGGGTCTGGAGAAGCGGTTCGGGCAGGTCCATGCCCTGCGCGGGCTGGATCTCGCGGTCGCCGAGGGCACGGTCTGCGGGGTCCTCGGGCCGAACGGGGCGGGCAAGACGACGGCCGTACAGCTGTTGACCACACTGCTGCGGCCGGACGCGGGCTCCGCCCGGGTCGCGGGGCACGACCTCGTCCGCGAGGCCACCGCGGTACGCGGCCGGATCGGCGTCACCGGACAGGACACCTCGATCGACGGTGACCTCACCGGACGCCAGAACCTCCAGCTGTTCGGCCGGCTGCACCGGGTGCGGGAACCGGCCGGGCGGACCGCCGAACTCCTCGACCGCTTCGGGCTGACGGAGGCCGCCGACCGCCCCGCGTCCACCTACTCCGGCGGCATGCGCCGCCGCCTGGACCTCGCGGCGAGCCTGATCCGCCGCCCCGACGTGCTGTTCCTGGACGAGCCGACGACCGGCCTCGACCCGGTCAGCCGCACCCTCATCTGGGACGTGGTGCGCGGCCTGACCGCCGAGGGCACGACCGTGCTGCTCACCACGCAGTACCTGGAGGAGGCCGACCAACTGGCCGACGACATCGCCCTGGTGGACGGGGGCCGGGTCGCGCACACCGGGTCGCCGGCGCAGCTCAAGTCGCTCGTCGGGGCGCACGCCGAAGTCGTCGTGCCGGACGCGGGCGTGCTCACGAAGGCCGCGGCCGTGCTCGACCGGCTGACGGGGGCGCAGCCGTCGTTCGACCACGAGCGCAACGCCGTCGGCGCGGTCAGCAAGGACCCGACACTCACGATCCCGCTGCTGGTGCGCGCCCTGGACACGGCGGGTGTGCCGCTGCTCGACGTGAGCCTGCGCCCGCCGACCCTCGACGACGTGTTCCTGCGCCTGACGGAGACCACGACCGCAACGACCGACGAGAAGGAGCGTGCCGCATGA
- a CDS encoding anti-sigma factor, translated as MSLFRREDPHSLAAPYALDALEPPERVRFERHLRDCGRCAAEVRALTEDAVRLAWSAAAPPPAAMRDRVMLAVRTTPQDPAPQGAPREPARARATQLPPHVWGAQPPPRQRQRRRIPLFVPFATATAAAALVVASLFAVQANRAEDRLTAEQDRSREIAHVLAAPDVRAGSGRDGRGRIIGVIASATEGSAVVTLGGYGVPPGGRVHQLWAMRPGAQPRSLGLFEGDTPLVATGLGTSATSLAVTVEPAGGSPQPTTQPVVQLALKSVGFGE; from the coding sequence ATGAGCCTCTTTCGCCGCGAGGATCCGCACTCGCTCGCCGCGCCCTACGCTCTCGACGCCCTGGAGCCCCCGGAACGCGTCCGCTTCGAGAGGCACCTCAGGGACTGCGGCCGCTGTGCCGCCGAGGTGCGCGCACTGACGGAGGACGCCGTCCGGCTCGCCTGGTCCGCGGCGGCCCCGCCACCGGCCGCGATGCGCGACCGGGTCATGCTCGCCGTACGGACGACTCCGCAGGACCCCGCACCGCAGGGCGCGCCGCGCGAGCCGGCACGAGCGCGTGCGACACAGCTGCCGCCGCACGTGTGGGGCGCCCAGCCGCCGCCGCGGCAGCGGCAGCGGCGCCGGATTCCGCTGTTCGTGCCCTTCGCGACGGCCACCGCAGCCGCGGCCCTCGTCGTCGCGTCGCTGTTCGCCGTGCAGGCGAACCGGGCCGAGGACCGGCTGACCGCCGAGCAAGATCGGTCACGTGAGATCGCCCACGTTCTGGCGGCTCCGGACGTCCGTGCGGGCAGTGGCCGGGACGGACGGGGCCGCATCATCGGAGTGATCGCTTCCGCCACGGAGGGGAGTGCGGTGGTCACCCTCGGCGGATACGGCGTCCCGCCGGGCGGACGCGTGCACCAGTTGTGGGCCATGCGCCCGGGCGCGCAACCGCGCTCCCTGGGGCTCTTCGAGGGCGACACGCCCCTGGTCGCAACGGGTTTGGGCACCTCCGCGACGTCACTGGCCGTGACCGTCGAGCCCGCCGGGGGATCGCCGCAGCCCACTACCCAGCCGGTCGTCCAACTCGCCCTGAAATCTGTTGGATTCGGAGAGTAA
- a CDS encoding molybdopterin oxidoreductase family protein has protein sequence MSRTALRICPLCEATCGLTLTIEGTRVTHARGDRDDVFSQGFICPKGASFGAVDSDPDRLRTPLVRRDGELREATWEEAFDAVAAGVRPVVERHGPNSVGVVLGNPNVHTMAGALYPPVLLAGLGTRSVFTASTVDQMPKHVSSGLLFGDANAIPVPDLDRTDHLLLIGANPLESNGSLCTAADFPGKLKALKARGGTLVVIDPRRTRTAKLADRHIAVRPGTDALLLAAMARVLLDEGLVEPTPHVQGIEELAQELSEFTPEAVAGACDVEAGVIRALARDLAAAPTAAVYGRIGSCTVPHGTLASWLVDVLNILTGNLDRPGGALFPQAATDKTPRPAGPGRGFALGRWHSRVSRHPEAKGELPLSALAEEIDTATEEGEPVRALIAVAANPVLSAPDGDRLDKALDSLDFMVSVDPYLNETSRHADVVLPPPPPSQSPHHDFAFNTLAVRNQVRYTRPAIPLEPGRMAETEILARLILAVTGMHGADPAAVDQMVIDQTLGKAVKEPHSPVHGRDPRELAALLTGDTGPERRLDMMLRLGPYGDGFGVRPDGLGLEKLLAHPHGIDLGPLEPRLPQPLKTRSGRVELLPGPIADDLPRLRAALAERPEGLVLVGRRHLRSNNSWMHNVPALTGGSNRCTLHIHPEDAERLGVEDGAAVRVKGAGGEVTAPAEATDTIRPGVVSLPHGWGHNRPGTRLSHASTDPGVNVNQLLDGRLLDPLSGNAVLNGVPVEVAPATAPEGASVTEKLTALT, from the coding sequence GTGTCCCGCACCGCCCTGCGTATCTGCCCCCTGTGCGAGGCCACCTGCGGCCTGACCCTCACCATCGAGGGGACGCGCGTCACCCACGCCCGCGGGGACCGCGACGACGTCTTCAGCCAGGGGTTCATCTGCCCCAAGGGCGCCTCCTTCGGGGCGGTCGACTCCGACCCCGACCGGCTGCGCACACCGCTCGTGCGGCGGGACGGCGAGCTGCGCGAGGCCACCTGGGAGGAGGCCTTCGACGCGGTCGCCGCCGGCGTCCGGCCCGTCGTCGAGCGCCACGGCCCGAACTCCGTCGGGGTCGTCCTCGGCAATCCCAACGTGCACACCATGGCCGGTGCCCTCTACCCGCCCGTCCTGCTCGCCGGGCTCGGCACCCGCAGCGTCTTCACCGCCTCCACGGTCGACCAGATGCCCAAGCACGTCTCCAGCGGCCTCCTCTTCGGCGACGCGAACGCCATCCCGGTGCCCGACCTCGACCGCACCGACCATCTGCTCCTGATCGGCGCCAACCCGCTGGAGTCCAACGGCAGTCTGTGCACCGCCGCCGACTTCCCGGGCAAGCTGAAGGCCCTCAAGGCCCGGGGCGGCACCCTCGTCGTGATCGACCCGCGGCGCACCCGCACCGCCAAGCTCGCCGACCGGCACATCGCCGTCCGGCCCGGCACCGACGCGCTGCTGCTGGCGGCGATGGCGCGGGTGCTCCTCGACGAGGGCCTCGTCGAGCCGACCCCACACGTCCAGGGCATCGAGGAACTGGCCCAGGAACTGAGCGAGTTCACGCCCGAAGCGGTCGCCGGGGCCTGCGACGTCGAGGCCGGCGTCATCCGCGCCCTCGCCCGCGACCTGGCCGCCGCCCCGACCGCCGCCGTATACGGCCGCATCGGCAGCTGCACCGTCCCGCACGGCACCCTGGCCAGCTGGCTCGTCGACGTCCTGAACATCCTCACCGGCAACCTCGACCGCCCCGGCGGCGCGCTCTTCCCGCAGGCCGCCACCGACAAGACCCCGCGCCCTGCCGGACCCGGCCGCGGCTTCGCCCTCGGACGCTGGCACTCCCGGGTGAGCCGGCACCCCGAGGCGAAGGGCGAACTGCCCCTGTCGGCCCTCGCGGAGGAGATCGACACCGCCACCGAAGAGGGCGAGCCGGTGCGCGCGCTCATCGCCGTCGCCGCCAACCCCGTGCTGTCGGCACCCGACGGCGACCGGCTCGACAAGGCGCTCGACTCCCTCGACTTCATGGTCAGCGTCGACCCGTACCTCAACGAGACCTCGCGCCACGCCGACGTCGTGCTGCCCCCGCCCCCGCCCTCCCAGAGCCCGCACCACGACTTCGCCTTCAACACCCTCGCCGTACGCAACCAGGTCCGCTACACCCGCCCCGCCATCCCGCTGGAGCCCGGCCGCATGGCGGAGACGGAGATCCTGGCCCGGCTCATCCTGGCCGTCACGGGCATGCACGGAGCCGACCCCGCCGCCGTCGACCAGATGGTCATCGACCAGACCCTCGGCAAGGCCGTGAAGGAACCGCACTCCCCGGTCCACGGCCGCGACCCCCGCGAGCTTGCCGCGCTGCTCACCGGCGACACCGGCCCCGAGCGACGGCTCGACATGATGCTGCGCCTCGGCCCCTACGGCGACGGCTTCGGCGTACGACCGGACGGCCTCGGTCTGGAGAAGCTGCTCGCGCACCCGCACGGCATCGACCTCGGCCCCCTGGAGCCTCGCCTGCCGCAGCCCCTGAAGACCCGCAGCGGCCGGGTGGAGCTGCTGCCCGGCCCGATCGCGGACGACCTGCCCCGCCTGCGGGCGGCCCTGGCCGAACGCCCCGAGGGGCTCGTCCTGGTCGGCCGCCGCCATCTGCGCTCCAACAACAGCTGGATGCACAACGTGCCCGCCCTCACCGGCGGCTCCAACCGCTGCACCCTGCACATCCACCCCGAGGACGCCGAGCGGCTGGGTGTCGAGGACGGGGCGGCCGTGCGCGTCAAGGGCGCCGGGGGAGAGGTCACCGCACCCGCCGAGGCCACCGACACGATCCGCCCGGGCGTGGTGAGCCTGCCGCACGGCTGGGGCCACAACCGCCCCGGAACCCGCCTCAGCCACGCCTCCACCGACCCCGGCGTCAACGTCAACCAGCTCCTCGACGGCCGTCTCCTCGACCCGCTGTCGGGCAACGCGGTCCTCAACGGAGTGCCGGTCGAGGTGGCCCCCGCGACGGCCCCGGAAGGCGCATCCGTGACCGAAAAGCTCACCGCTCTGACCTGA
- the hmgA gene encoding homogentisate 1,2-dioxygenase produces MGDGGTSRTSGIERGEARKTAEGLTYLSGFGNEHSSEAVPGALPEGRNSPQRAPLGLYAEQLSGSAFTEPRAHNRRSWLYRIRPSAAHPAFTRGHNGSVRTAPFTQTVPDPNRLRWNPLPDPAPETDFLAGLWTLGGNGDATQRTGIAVHLYTANASMDRVFSDADGELLIVPERGGLLLRTEFGLLHVEPGHVALIPRGVRFRVDLLDESARGYVCENYGAPFRLPDLGPIGANGLANPRDFRAPVAAYEDVEGPAEVVNKFCGNLWTATYDHSPLDVVAWHGNHVPYVYDLRRFNALGTITYDHPDPSIFTVLTSPSDTPGLAGADFVVFAPRWLVGEDTFRPPYFHRNVMSEYMGLIEGAYDAKAEGFVPGGGSLHNMMSAHGPDRETFDRASAAELKPQKIDDGLAFMFETRWPLALTPHAARAEHLQQRYDDVWQGLERHFRP; encoded by the coding sequence ATGGGCGATGGGGGTACCTCCCGCACGAGCGGGATCGAGCGTGGGGAAGCGCGGAAGACCGCCGAAGGGCTGACCTACCTCTCCGGCTTCGGCAACGAGCACAGCTCGGAGGCCGTCCCGGGGGCTTTGCCCGAGGGCCGCAACTCTCCCCAGCGGGCCCCGCTCGGGCTGTACGCGGAGCAGCTGAGCGGTTCGGCGTTCACCGAGCCGCGGGCGCACAACCGCCGCTCGTGGCTGTACCGGATCCGCCCTTCGGCCGCGCATCCGGCGTTCACCCGGGGCCACAACGGCTCGGTCCGCACCGCCCCCTTCACCCAGACCGTGCCCGACCCCAACCGCCTGCGCTGGAACCCGCTGCCCGACCCGGCGCCCGAGACCGACTTCCTGGCGGGCCTGTGGACCCTCGGCGGCAACGGCGACGCCACCCAGCGCACCGGCATCGCCGTGCACCTCTACACGGCCAACGCCTCGATGGACCGGGTGTTCAGCGACGCCGACGGCGAGCTGCTGATCGTCCCGGAGCGCGGCGGGCTGCTGCTGCGCACCGAGTTCGGCCTGCTCCATGTGGAGCCGGGACATGTGGCGCTGATTCCGCGTGGGGTCCGCTTCCGTGTGGACCTCCTCGACGAGTCTGCCCGCGGGTATGTGTGCGAGAACTACGGCGCGCCCTTCCGCCTCCCCGACCTGGGCCCGATCGGCGCCAACGGGCTCGCCAACCCCCGGGACTTCCGCGCCCCGGTCGCCGCGTACGAGGACGTCGAGGGCCCGGCGGAGGTGGTGAACAAGTTCTGCGGCAACCTGTGGACGGCCACCTACGACCACTCCCCCCTCGACGTGGTGGCCTGGCACGGCAACCATGTGCCCTACGTCTACGACCTGCGCCGCTTCAACGCGCTCGGCACCATCACCTACGACCACCCGGACCCGTCGATCTTCACGGTGCTGACGTCCCCGTCGGACACCCCGGGGCTGGCCGGTGCCGACTTCGTGGTGTTCGCGCCGCGCTGGCTGGTGGGCGAGGACACGTTCCGCCCGCCGTACTTCCACCGGAACGTGATGAGCGAGTACATGGGCCTGATCGAGGGCGCCTACGACGCGAAGGCGGAAGGCTTCGTGCCGGGCGGCGGCTCGCTGCACAACATGATGTCGGCGCACGGCCCGGACCGGGAGACGTTCGACCGGGCGAGCGCCGCCGAGCTGAAGCCGCAGAAGATCGACGACGGTCTGGCGTTCATGTTCGAGACGCGCTGGCCGCTCGCCCTGACCCCGCACGCGGCCCGCGCCGAACACCTCCAGCAGCGCTACGACGACGTCTGGCAGGGCCTGGAGCGGCACTTCCGCCCCTAG
- a CDS encoding GntR family transcriptional regulator — translation MTSFAPDSIVLNRKLPLWYQVSQSLRASILGRSPRDPLRLPTEEQLAGHYGVSVLTMRQALKELEDEGLITRHRRRGTFIEPHARRGSPVRLLGSVDAIVAQQSGMTTELLDHGSAPVPGELAEFFPEVREVSTYHRLRSDEKTGEPTNHARNYVRPELAARIDLDDLVRWPMTKVLRDVVGADISRITDTVEARLADPETSKLLQVPLLSPILHYTGVTYDPEGRALDVAVIHYRGDRFSFTVTLDAT, via the coding sequence GTGACCTCCTTCGCCCCGGACTCCATCGTCCTGAACCGCAAGCTGCCGCTCTGGTATCAGGTGTCGCAGTCGCTGCGCGCCTCGATCCTCGGCCGCTCGCCCCGGGACCCGCTGCGGCTGCCCACCGAGGAGCAGCTGGCCGGGCACTACGGCGTGAGCGTGCTGACGATGCGGCAGGCGCTGAAGGAGCTGGAGGACGAGGGGCTGATCACGCGCCACCGCCGGCGTGGCACGTTCATCGAGCCGCACGCGCGCCGGGGTTCCCCGGTGCGGCTGCTCGGCTCGGTGGACGCGATCGTGGCCCAGCAGTCCGGCATGACGACCGAACTGCTGGACCACGGCAGCGCGCCCGTGCCCGGCGAACTCGCCGAGTTCTTCCCGGAGGTGCGAGAGGTCTCGACGTACCACCGGCTGCGGAGTGACGAGAAGACCGGTGAGCCGACGAATCACGCCCGCAACTATGTGCGGCCCGAACTGGCCGCGCGGATCGACCTGGACGACCTCGTCCGGTGGCCCATGACCAAGGTGCTGCGGGACGTGGTGGGGGCGGACATCAGCCGCATCACGGACACGGTGGAGGCGCGGCTCGCCGACCCGGAGACCTCGAAGCTGCTCCAGGTCCCCCTGTTGAGCCCGATCCTGCACTACACGGGCGTGACGTATGACCCCGAAGGGCGGGCTCTGGATGTGGCCGTCATCCACTACCGGGGGGACCGGTTCTCCTTCACGGTGACCCTGGACGCCACCTGA
- a CDS encoding ABC transporter permease, which yields MSMLAYDGTAMLGRQLLRLRNNPGLLVLTQTMPISMLLFFGYVFGSALAVPGEAYRSFLVPGLLVATASGGIMAGMFQAAQDTHRGVTNRFRTLPMSRAAVPLGQAAADLVATAAGTVPFLLVGLAVGWRVEGGVLAAVGAFALLMLFRFACTWAGIYLGLLTRNEEAAGQLGGATFLLPLLSSAYIPTSGLPGWLRTVAEWNPISAVSTALRDLFGNAPVPDGAAWPVAHPVAGSLVWCAVLLGVFVPLAVRQYAHGER from the coding sequence ATGAGCATGCTGGCGTACGACGGGACCGCGATGCTGGGCCGCCAGCTGCTGCGGCTGCGGAACAACCCGGGGCTGCTGGTCCTCACCCAGACCATGCCGATCAGCATGCTGCTGTTCTTCGGCTACGTCTTCGGCAGCGCGCTGGCGGTGCCGGGCGAGGCCTACCGGTCGTTCCTCGTGCCGGGGCTGCTGGTCGCGACCGCCTCGGGCGGGATCATGGCCGGCATGTTCCAGGCGGCCCAGGACACGCACCGGGGCGTGACGAACCGCTTCCGCACACTGCCGATGAGCCGGGCGGCCGTACCGCTGGGGCAGGCCGCGGCGGACCTGGTGGCCACGGCCGCCGGGACCGTGCCGTTCCTGCTGGTGGGTCTGGCCGTGGGCTGGCGGGTCGAGGGCGGCGTGCTCGCGGCGGTGGGGGCGTTCGCGCTGCTGATGCTGTTCCGCTTCGCCTGCACGTGGGCCGGGATCTACCTCGGCCTGCTCACCCGCAACGAGGAGGCGGCCGGTCAGCTGGGCGGGGCGACGTTCCTGCTGCCGCTGCTGTCCAGCGCGTACATCCCGACGAGCGGGCTGCCGGGCTGGCTGCGGACGGTCGCCGAGTGGAATCCGATCAGCGCGGTGTCGACGGCCCTGCGGGATCTGTTCGGCAACGCGCCCGTGCCCGACGGGGCGGCCTGGCCGGTGGCCCACCCCGTCGCGGGGTCGCTCGTGTGGTGCGCCGTGCTGCTCGGGGTGTTCGTGCCGCTGGCCGTGCGTCAGTACGCGCACGGGGAGCGGTGA
- a CDS encoding type ISP restriction/modification enzyme, giving the protein MRCVTHDDAPPLADLMPWSVAPPRLGRGWPAAPDAASLKARWDALVKAEGPDREALFEPTRSRTLHTAVGQLPGRTGSGTEKLVRVSGPCPEPERVLLAPYDEQWLIPDQRLIDAARPELWRVADERQVFVVEAPGATPPLLVTSLLPLLRPGRVRPLFRRPGGREPNLAPGLLEHLGTRLGSPPQPLDVLAWITATARPDLTVPLTGDADAWERGLELGHRTLWLMCRDGERPKLPGGRRPYVRAPLPSRPVELHYDRDEEALFLDEGRISPVPPEAWDFEVGGVRVLQQWFASRVAAPEPGTLAAIRPATWPQTFTSELLELITVLALLAGLRPLEEPELPEPITATELREAGVLPVPSAARRPASVLEGPEEGPEGQLALL; this is encoded by the coding sequence ATGCGGTGCGTGACGCACGACGACGCTCCGCCGCTGGCGGACCTCATGCCGTGGTCCGTCGCACCGCCGCGGCTCGGCCGGGGCTGGCCGGCGGCGCCCGACGCGGCGTCCCTGAAGGCCCGCTGGGACGCCTTGGTGAAGGCCGAGGGGCCCGACCGCGAGGCCCTGTTCGAGCCGACCCGCTCGCGCACCCTGCACACGGCCGTCGGCCAGCTGCCCGGCCGGACCGGCAGCGGCACGGAGAAGCTGGTGCGCGTCTCGGGACCCTGCCCGGAGCCGGAGCGCGTCCTGCTCGCGCCCTATGACGAGCAGTGGCTGATCCCCGACCAGCGGCTGATCGACGCGGCCCGCCCGGAGCTGTGGCGGGTGGCGGACGAGCGGCAGGTCTTCGTGGTGGAGGCGCCCGGGGCCACCCCGCCCCTGCTCGTCACCTCGCTGCTCCCGCTGCTGCGTCCTGGCCGCGTCCGCCCGCTCTTCCGGCGCCCGGGCGGCCGCGAGCCGAACCTGGCCCCCGGCCTGCTGGAGCACCTCGGCACCCGCCTGGGCAGCCCCCCGCAGCCGCTGGACGTACTGGCCTGGATCACGGCCACGGCCCGCCCGGACCTCACCGTCCCGCTCACCGGGGACGCCGACGCGTGGGAGCGGGGTCTGGAGCTGGGCCACCGGACGCTGTGGCTGATGTGCCGCGACGGCGAACGCCCGAAACTGCCCGGCGGCCGCCGCCCCTACGTCCGCGCCCCGCTGCCCTCCCGGCCCGTGGAGCTGCACTACGACCGGGACGAGGAGGCCCTGTTCCTGGACGAGGGCCGCATCTCCCCGGTGCCGCCGGAGGCCTGGGACTTCGAGGTGGGCGGAGTCCGCGTCCTTCAGCAGTGGTTCGCGAGCCGCGTCGCCGCCCCCGAGCCGGGCACACTGGCGGCGATCCGTCCCGCCACCTGGCCACAGACCTTCACGTCGGAGCTGCTGGAGCTGATCACCGTCCTCGCGCTCCTCGCCGGGTTGCGGCCCCTGGAAGAGCCGGAACTCCCCGAGCCGATCACGGCGACGGAGCTGCGCGAGGCGGGCGTCCTCCCGGTACCGAGCGCGGCCCGCCGCCCGGCGTCGGTGCTGGAGGGGCCCGAGGAGGGCCCCGAGGGACAACTGGCGCTGCTCTAG
- a CDS encoding TetR/AcrR family transcriptional regulator, whose amino-acid sequence MAGRAAVPEVIWARPERTGRGPKPAFTRADIAAAAVRIADEAGLDGVTMRQVAAELGCGTMSLYNYVPRKEDLYELMIDAIGAEHEMFEPTGDWRADMLRNAEETRAIMYRHTWVPRLMPGVFGFSPNTLRYLEHCLACLEPLDVPAGTKTELIALLNGVVTTYTGNEIATAERTRSMPWSAEDENAVRMAYLGRQIATGAYPRMTAAFMEQSGPVDLEAIFRRTLERVLDAFDPELRQSGPEPRQSGPEPL is encoded by the coding sequence ATGGCGGGCCGAGCGGCCGTACCCGAAGTGATCTGGGCGCGCCCCGAGCGCACCGGCCGTGGGCCGAAACCGGCGTTCACCCGCGCCGACATCGCGGCGGCGGCGGTGCGGATCGCCGACGAGGCGGGGCTGGACGGGGTCACCATGCGGCAGGTCGCCGCGGAGCTGGGCTGCGGCACCATGTCGCTGTACAACTACGTCCCCCGCAAGGAGGACCTGTACGAGCTGATGATCGACGCCATCGGCGCCGAGCACGAGATGTTCGAGCCCACGGGCGACTGGCGCGCCGACATGCTCCGCAACGCGGAGGAGACGCGCGCCATCATGTACCGCCACACCTGGGTGCCGCGCCTGATGCCGGGGGTGTTCGGCTTCAGCCCCAACACGCTGCGCTATCTGGAGCACTGCCTGGCCTGCCTCGAACCGCTCGACGTGCCGGCCGGCACGAAGACGGAGCTGATCGCGCTGCTCAACGGCGTCGTGACGACGTACACCGGGAACGAGATCGCGACCGCTGAACGCACCCGCTCCATGCCGTGGTCGGCGGAGGACGAGAACGCGGTCCGCATGGCCTATCTGGGCCGTCAGATCGCCACCGGCGCGTATCCGCGGATGACCGCGGCCTTCATGGAGCAGAGCGGGCCGGTCGATCTGGAGGCGATCTTCAGACGGACGCTCGAACGCGTCCTGGACGCCTTCGACCCCGAGCTGCGCCAGAGCGGCCCCGAGCCGCGTCAGAGCGGCCCCGAGCCGCTCTAG